The Verrucomicrobiota bacterium nucleotide sequence AACCGGGGTACAAGAGGAGTTATCGCTGTTGGGTGCCCTACTGTGGAGGAGGCAACCACCAGCACGGCACAGCCTACGTGCACGACTACCCGGGCATGGACATCGTGAACACCCCCACGATTGGCATGGGCGGCGGAGTGGCGCACGAGTTCGGGCACGCGCTCGGTCTCCCGCACAACAGAGAGACGGACGAACAGCGCGCGCAGCTCGGGCACGCATTGATGGGCAACGGCAACGAGCGTTTCTCCGCGCCCCGTATTGGGGAAGGGAAGGGCGCATTTCTGTCGAAGGCGCATGCGACCGCGCTCTCGTCTCACCCGTTGTTCAGACGCGACACGACGGACATCGACGTCAAGCCCGAGGTTCGATTCTCTGATATTGCATTTACCCGGGGCGAGGGTGAATACATCGTCAGCGGTCACGTCGAGTCGTCGCCGGCTCCCTATGCCGTGCTCGCCTATCATGACGACAAGGCAATCGGAATGGACTACGAAGCGACGAGCTGGGTCGCAGACTTCGACAAAGACGGACGCTTCGAGGTTCACGTGGGACAGCTCAAGCCCGGCCCGTTTGAGTTGCGGCTCCGCGCCTACATGGTCAACGGCGATCACCGTCAGTTGGGATATGGTTTCGAGATCGGGCCATCGCTCGAGATCCCGATCGCCGAGCTGAATCGGCAGACGCTGTACGAGCTCTACGCCAAGCCGGCCATCACGGCTCGCGATACCGGCGCGCTGCTTACCGCGATCGAGAAGCTCGCGGGTGTCTACGACATCTACTATCGTCGGGCCAGAGCATACTACGACCAGCTGACACGCCCCCGGCCCGAGCCGAAGAGACTCGCCGATCTCCCGGACTCGGTGAGCCAAGTGCCACTTTCATCGGTCAGTTGGGAATCGGCGACGGTCGGGTGGGAGGCGCCGACGCGCGACGGGATCCCGGCCAGCGATGAGGAGGGGCAGAGCATCTCCTGGCCGCTTGAGTCGGGAATGCGGTTCCACGAGAGCGGCCTCTACGCCCACGCAAACTCCAGCTATGTCTTCAAGCTCGACGGCAACTGGACGCGGTTCTCGAGCGGCTACGGGCTTCAGAATAACAACAAGGGATCAGTTGTCTTTGTCGTCAAGTGCGACGGCTTCGAATGCTTCCGCTCCGAGCTGATCGAGGACTGGGTCGAACGGCACATCGACATCGACCTCACCGGCGTCGGAGAGCTCGAGCTCATCGTTGAGGACGGTGACAACGGCGGGTGGGGTGATTGCGGCGTCTGGTTTTCGCCCATGCTTACACGTTTGGATCGTGATGGCTCGGACGGGAGGATAAAGCAGACACGGCTTGTTCAAGAGGATCCTCCCGCCCATCAATACGTTCACATCGTCTACTTCAATCCGGCCGGGCGCAAATGCCCGCCAGGATACTACAAGCGGCTCGAACGTGTGATGACCGAGATCCAAACATGGTATCGCGATGAGATGGAGCGGAATGGCTTCGGACCGATGACGTTCGCGCTGGAGCGTGATATCGGAGGCCGGATGGTGATCCACGTCGTCACCGGCACGAAACCCTATGTCTATGGCGAGGAGATCAGCGCCAAGGAGATCTTCGACGACTGGGTCAAGCCGCAACTGCTTGAGCAAGGCCTCGACGTCGAGCAGGAACACATCATTGTGTTCCAGAACAGCTGCTTCGAAACCGTCAGCGACGATGTCTGGTGCATCCACAGTTGGGCGCCGTATTGGGGTGGTGGCTGCCGGACGGATGGTGTTGCCTGGGTCATCGATTTCACGTTGTTTGACCCGCTCAATCTGGCAAGGGAGAAGCCGTTCGTCTATACCGGTGATCGTCGGTACGGGCCGTTGAACCGGTTCATCGTGTCCCATATGGGCGGCGTGGCGCACGAGTTCGGCCATGCACTCGGCCTGCCGCACAACGACCAGACCGAGGAGCAGTTGGCGAAGCTTGGCTACGCGCTCATGGGCAGCGGCAACTATCACTTGTTCGGCGAGCGAGCGGGCCAGGAGAAAGGCGCGTTTCTCTCCAAGGCACACGCGGCCATCCTGTCGTCGCACCCGCTGTTCAAGCGCAATAAGGACGATATCGATGTGAAGGCCGATTTCCGATTTGGGGAGATCACGTTTGTTGCCGGGGAGGGGGAGTACACCGTCCGCGGGCAGGTCGAGGCCGCGCCGCACGCGTATGCGGTCGTTGCCTATCACGACGGTTTGAAGGATCAGATGGATTACGACGCGACGAGTTGGGTGGGCATGGTCGACGAGAACGGCCGCTTCGAGGTGCGTGTCGAGTGCCCTGATCCCGGAGAGTTCGTGTTGCGGCTGCGCTGCTATGCGGTGAACAGCGATCGGGCCGAGCTGGTCTACCGGTTCGCGCTCGACAACTCGCTGACGATCCCCGTCGAGGAGCTCAACCGGCAGTCGTTGTACGAGCTTCACGCCAAGCCGGCCATCATTGCCCAGGATCCCGACGCGTTGCTCGAGGCGATCGAGAAGCTCAAGGGCAAGGACGACATCTATCTGCACCGTGCTCGGGCCTACCACGGCCTCATTACGCGCCCGGCAACCACGCCTCAAGCGCTCAGCGCCGTCGAGGAAACAGTGCGTGAAATCCCGCTCTCGGCGGTGACGTGGGAATCGGCGACGGTCGGCTGGCAAGAACCAGCGCGCGACCGCTTCCCGGATGAGGAGCGGCCGGCGCGGCCGCTCGAGTCCGGCGCGCAGTTCCATGAGACGGGCTTATGGGCTCATTCAAGGTCCAGCTACGTCTACAATCTTGATGGACGATGGAAGCGGTTGACCACCGGCTGCGGGCTCCAGAATCTGGTCGAGGGTTCAGTGGTGTTTGTCATTAAGTGCGATGGTACGGTGCAGTTTCGCTCCGAGAAGGTGACGGATTGGACTGAACGAAAGGCCGACGTCGATCTGACGGACGTCCAGCGGCTCGAGTTGATTGTGGAGGACGGCGGCGATGGCGACTGGGGCGACTGCGCCATCTGGTTTTCTCCGAAGCTGTCACGTTAGAACGAACACCCAGGGAGGTCGTCCCGTGGCACGAGTACGCCATGTGTTGTTGACCGTCGCGGCCTGTGCCGCCCTGATGCTGCTCTCGGGCGCCGCGATGGCGCTCACGACCGAGGAGCCGGCTGGGCCGGCGCGCGAGATGAGAACGCCGCATCAGTACGTCTACGTTGTCTACCTGAACCCGGCCGACCGGGAATGCCTGCCCGGCTATGAGGAGCGGCTCGATGGCGCGCTCACCGCGATCCAGGACTGGTATCGCCGCGAGATGAAGCGCAACGGTTTTGGGGAGATGACCTTCCCGCTCGATCGCGATGAGGACGGCAAGCTCATCGTTCATCTCGTCAACGGCACGCTCACCTACGATCGCGGCAAGGGCGTCTCGACTGACGAGGTCCGCGAGAACCAGGTCAAACCGGCGCTGCTCGAGGAAGGCATCGACATCGACCAGGAACACGTCGTGATTGTCCAGAACGCCAACTACTTCAAGGAGGTCGACGGCGAGACGGAGATCGAGGGCTGGGCGCCGTTCTGCGGCGAGGGCGATCACGGGCACGGCACGGCGTATTGTACCGACTCGAATCACCTCGAGCTGTCGCGGATGCCGGCCACCGGGCTCGGCGGCGTCGCACACGAGCTCGGCCATGCGCTCGGTCTGCCGCACAACAGCGAGACCGCCGCAGAGGCTCAGACGCTCGGTACCGCCCTGATGGGCCGAGGCCAGTACGTGTTCCTGGCCGAGCGCGCCGGGGCGAAGAAGGGCGCGTTCCTGACCAAAGCCCATGCGATCGCACTCTCGTCGCACCCGCTGCTCAAGGGCAACACGAAAGACGTCGACGTCGAGCCCGACTGCCGTTTCAGCGACATCACGTTCGCTCAGGGCAAGGGCGAGTACATCGTGCGCGGGCGCGTCGAGTCGACGCCGGCAGCGTACGCGCTGCTCGCTTACCACGACGACATGGTCGAGGCGATGGACTACGAGGCGACAAGCTGGGTTGCCGACTTCGATGAGGAGGGCCGCTTCGAGGCCCATGTCGGCGAGCTGAAACCGGGTCCGTTCGAGCTGCGGCTTCGCGCTTGCCTGGAAAACGGCGACACGTGCACGCTCGAGTTCCAGTTCGAGATCGACAAGTCGCTCCAGATCCCGATCGCCGAGTTACAGCGCCAGGCGATCTACGAGCTTCACGCCAAGCCCGCCATCGAGGCGCGCGACACGGACGCCCTGCTGGCCGCCATCGGCCAACTCGCCGGCTACAACGACATCCATTACCGCCGGGCCAGGGCCTGGTACCAGCAGATGACCCGGACGAAGCCCGAGCCGGTCACGCTGAGCGTGCTCAAGGACTCGGTCCGCCAGGTACCGCTCTCGACGGTTCAGTGGGAATCGGCCACGGTCGGCTGGGAGGAGCCGGCGCGCGACGGCCTCCCCGGTGGTGCACCGCTCGAGTCGGGCGCGCAGTTCCATGAGACCGGCCTCTACGCGCACGCTCCGTCGAGCTATGTGTTTGATCTCGGCGGCAACTGGAAGCGGTTCACGAGCGGCTATGGCCTGCTCAACATCTGCAAGGGTTCAGTGATCTTTGTTGTCAAGTGCGACGGCGAGGAGCGGTTCCGCTCGGAGCTCGTCGAGGACTGGGTCGAGGGTTGGGTGGACGTCGACCTGACCGGAGTCAAGAAGCTCGAGTTGATCGTCGAGGAGGAATTCGACGCCTGGGCCGACTGCGCCCTCTGGTTCTCGCCGATTGTGACACGCTAACTAGAAGGAGAACACCGACCATGCGTTTTTTGCTTGCACGACGCATCGCGCTCTCTCTTGTCGCGACGCTGATGGCCATGGCCGCCGTTTCGGCCGGCGCCGACACGCCTCCGCCGATCCGACCGCCGCATCAAGCCGTCTACATCGTCTATTTCAACCCCGCCGACCGCGAGTGCTTGCCCCGCTACCAGGAACGTGTCGACCGCGTCATGACCGAGGTGACGGCCTGGTACGCCAAGGAGATGAAGCGCAACGGCTTCGGCGAGAGGACGTTTCCGCTCGAACGCGATGAGGACGGCAAGCTCATCATCCACGTCGTCAACGGCTCGCGCGTGTACGCGGAAGGCGAGGCGATGGGCCACGAGGAGATCCGCGACAAGCAGGTCAAGCCGGTGCTGCTTGGGGAAGGCATCGACATCGACCAGGAACACATAATCATCTTCCAGAACCTCAACTTCGTCACCGAAGGTGAGGGTGAGATCTCGGTTCGCTGCTGGGCGCCGTACTGCGGCGGCGGTGGGACTGAACAAGGCACGGCGTGGGTGACGGACTACGCGCTGCTCGACGTCGAGAACCTGTCGAACACGACGATGATGGTCGATCTCGGCTTCAAAGAGAAGTGGACGCTGAGCCGGTACGTGATCAGCCATCTGGGCGGCGTGGCGCACGAGTTTGGCCACGCCCTTGGCCTCCCTCACAACGCCGAGACGGACGCGCAGCGCGCCGAGCTCGGCACCGCGCTCATGGGCAGCGGCAACTACCACCTGTTCGCCGAGCGCATCAGCGACGACAAGGGGGCGTATCTGACCAAGGCGCACGCGACCATCCTCTCGTCGCACCCGCTGTTCAACCCGAAGCCGGTCGAGTTCGACGGCGAGGTGACCTGTACGTTCCACGACGTGGCGTTTGCAGCGGGCGACGGCGAGTACACGGTGAGCGGCCGGGTCGAGACGACGCCGCGCGCGTACGCGGTCGTGGCCTACCACGACGGGCGCGCCCGCGCGATGGACTACGACGCGACGAGCTGGGTGGCTGGCGTCGATGACGAGGGCCGCTTCGCCGTGCGCGTCGGCGCGCTCACACCCGGGCGCTTCGAGCTGCACGTTGGGTGCTGCCTGGTGAACGGTGAACGGCGCTTTCTGAGCTACGAATTCGACGTGGACCAGGACTTGCAGGTTCCGATCGAGGTGCTCAAGCGACAGACGATCTACGAACTGTACGCGAACCCGGCCATCGACGCGCGCGATGCGGAGGCGATGCACGCCGCCGTGGACAAGCTCAAGGGCGTTGACGACATCCAGTACCGGCGGGCCGTAGCCTACCTGGACCTGATGACGCGCAAGCCGGTCGAGCCGAAGCGGCTCGGCGAGCTTGGCGACAACGTACGCGAGGTGCAGCTCTCGCAGGTCACGTGGGAGTCAGCCGATGTCGGTTGGGACGAGCCGACGCGCGGGTCTGTCCCGGTCAGAGATGAGGACGACAACAGGAAGGATATGCCGCTCGAATCCGGTGAGCGGTTCCACGAGACGGGCCTGTACGCGCACGCCGACTCGCGCTACGTTTTCAACCTCGACGGCGCGTGGAAGTCGTTCACGAGCGGCTACGGGCTCGAGAACCGGTGCCAGGGCTCGGTCGTGTTCGTTATCAAGTGCGACGGCGAGGAGCGATTCCGCTCCGACCTGATCGACGATTGGACCGAGCACCGCGTCGAGATCGACGTCATGGGCGTCAAGCAGCTCGAGCTCATCGCCTCAGACAACGGCGACGGCCATCAGGGCGACTGCGCGATCTGGTTCTCTCCGATCCTGAAGCGCTGAGGCACTTGGGGAGGAAGACGGCTGGCACAGGACCTCCCGCGGGTAGTATAAGACCGGTGCGTGGCCATGCTCTATCAGCGGGGTGATGGGATCGTGCCGGACATGGGGAAGACGCCAGACGACATCCGACGCTCCGTCGAGACACAGCTCGAAGCGGCACGCCGCGGCCTGCTCGACCTGAGCATGCGCAACCGCCTGCTCAACTTCCGGCCGGGCAAGGCGCGCTCGCTGCGCATCGTCGACGAGGTGCCGCGCGAGGTTTACCATCGACTCGTCCTCGACGAGCGGGCCATGGTCTTCCGTCCTAGGCCCGAGTCCGAACCCGAGCCGGCACCGGAACCTGGACCCTCGCCTCAGCCTGATCCCGCGCCGCAGCCCGAGCAGCAGACACCGCCGCCATATGCCGATCCGCAAGCTCATGGCGCTCGCCGGCGGCCTGATCCAGAGGATCAAACCCTGCTTCATGCTCAGCCCGCTGTCGATCGCGCAGTTTCTCGACCCGCGCGTGACCAAGTTCGACGTCGTCGTTTTCGACGAGGCGAGCCAGGTCCATCCCGCCGACGCGCTCGGCGCTATGCTGCGCGCCGGCCAGATCGTCGCCATGGGCGACACGCATCAGCTCCCGCCGACGACGTTCTTTGACTACCTCGTTGACGCGCGTGACGAATACGATGAGGAAGCGGCCACGACGGTGACGGACATTGAGAGCATTCTCCACCTGTGCAAGCGCAGCTTCCCGTCCAAGACGTTGCGCTGGCATTACCGGAGCCGCCACGAGTCCCTGATCGCTGTGTCGAACCAGGAATTCTACGACAACCGCTTGCTCTTCTACCCGTCGCCCATCGACGAGATTGACCGGCTCGGCCTCGCCTTCGTTCACCTGCCCGAGACGCAGTACGACCGCGGCCGCAGCGCGACGAACCGCGAGGAGGCGCGTGCTGTCGTCGCCGCCGCCTTCGATCAGTACCGGCGGTTCCCCGAGCGCAGCGTCGGGATCGGCACCTTCAACATCAAGCAGCAGGAGGCTATACTCGAGGAGGTCGAGCGCCAGCTCCGCGCCCAGCCCGATATGGAACCGTTCTTCGCGCCCAACCGGCACGAGCACTTCTTCGTCAAGAACATCGAGACGATCCAGGGCGACGAGCGCGACACAATCCTCATCAGCATCGGCTACGGGCGCGACAGCGCGGGCAAGCTGACGCACAACTTCGGCCCGCTCAATCACAAGGGCGGCGAGCGCCGCCTCAACGTCCTTATCACCCGTGCACGCGAGCAGTGCATCGTCTTCTCGAACTTCCGCGGCGATGACCTCCGCGTCGATGCCGCGACCCCTGCCGGCGTCGCCGCGCTCAAGGCGTTCCTCGACTTCGCCGAGCACCGCATGCTGCGCCGTACGGCTGAGTCGCCCGACGAGCGCGAAACCCCGTTCCACGACGAGATCAGCGCTTTCCTGCGCGAGCACGGCCACGAAGTGCGCACGCGCGTCGGTTGCGCGGGCTTCCGCGTGGACTTGGGCGTCATCGACGACAGGAACCCCGGCCGGTACCTGCTCGGTGTCGAATGCGACGGGCCCAAGTACCACGGCTCGCATGTCGCGCGCGACCGCGACCGCCTTCGCCGCCAGATCCTCGAGAAGCTCGGATGGCAGATCGACTGCGTCTGGTCCACGGACTGGTACCGTAGCCGCACGGCGTGCGAGCATCGGCTGCTCCAGGCCATTGCCGCCGCGAGACTCGACCCCCCGCGCCCCAAGCCGGAGCGGAAGGCGCCCGAACTGGTCGTCGCCGTGCCCACACCCGCGCCGGTGGTCATCGAGCAGCGTCCGGACGCGAGCCTGCCGCCGACGCGGTCGCTCGAGGATTTTGCCGACGAGTACGTGCGCGCCGACTCGCTTGGCATACCGGCCGGCGGCGACATCAATGACTGCCCGCAGGACCAGCTCGCCGCCGCCGTGCGCACCGTTGTCAACGTCGAGGGGCCGATCCACGTCGACGAGGCCATCCGCCGCATCCGATCGCTCTGGGGCCTGGCGCGTACGGGCGACAAGGCCTACGCGACGATCCTCACCGCGACTTGGGCCGCCGAGGATCGCGGCTGGATCGAGCGCCGCGGCCTATTCCTTTGGCCCGGCGACCAGCGCCCGGTCCCCGTGCGCCGCCGCACCGACGACCCGCCGCCGCGCCTCGATCTGATCTGCGAGCCCGAGATTGCCGAGGCCGTCAAGCGCGTCCTCCAGTTCCAACACGCCACCGTCGCCGACGAGCTCGTGGTGCAGGCCTCGCGCCTCCTTGGCTTCAAGCTCACCGCCCGCACCACGGCCGACCGCATGCACCGCATCGTGGACGAACTGGTCGCCGGCGGCGACCTCGTCACCCTTCCCAACGGCATGCTCGCTTTGCCAGAAGCGTGAACAAGCGTCCCGGCAGGCGCGGAACCTCCTTCGATCAGTCAACGCAGGACCGGACGGCGACGGGCCGGGTGGCGAACGCAAGGGCCACGTTGGTCAGTGTCGTTTGCCGTCGGCTGGCTGTGCATTGAACGAGATCAGGTGAGCTTTCGGCAGGACGTATATGGTGCCGCGCTCGTCTAGCGGCAGGATGATGATCGCACCTTCCGCGTCCACCAGCTCATACACGAAGCCGGGTCTGCTCCCCGATTCAATGCTACCGCGTTCGGTGCCGACGGTTGCATTCCAGTCGCGGATCAAGATCTTCGATCCGGGTCGCTCGGCCACGGGCCGCTGGCGCGCAAGCACCCCATGCATAACGGCTGCGGTGACGAGGAAGATGCCGGCTGCAACAACCAGAAGGAACTGCCTCATTGTCTGACCTCCTCTGAGAGACTCCCGGCTGGGACCGAGCGTCCTGATGAGCCGCACCCGAAGGCGGCGATGGGGATAACGGTGATCATTGCGACAGCCCCGGTTTCGAGACCCATCCTGGCACCGTCCAGACGCAATGCTTCTTGTGGTTCGCTATAGGGTCGAGGATGGTCAAGCCACTCCAGTTGCCCCCCCTGGAGACCGGAGGCCGGATGCCGCCTGTGTGCCTCACTGAGTCTCACCAAGGTCTCCCCTTCGCTACCATCGGCGGCTGGAACCGCCGTGGTTGTCGTGATCAGGAAGGGGGGAAAGAGCAGCAGGACGGAGATCACGAGCGCCGCCGCAGCTACCACGACTCGCGTCGAATCGAGTCTCATACCACCACCTCCCAACAGCCTTTGTCCGAGTCCCGAGCCCCGAGCCCGTGGCAGTGTAACACAGAAGCACACATTGAGGTGCGTGACTTGCCGGATGGTTGAGAAGGGAAGAGCCAGCGATCGGGCTCGAACCGATGACCGCGGCATTACGAATGCCGTGCTCTACCAACTGAGCTACGCTGGCCGCGTGATTCTGCCTTGCAGAATCACGTACGCAGAACCTTCGATTCTTCGGCGCTGGGCGTTGATGCTGGTCGTCGAGACCTGCATCAACGCCTTCGCAGAATCACGCGCTCTGCATCGGCGCTTGTCGGGAAAGAGGTATTAGTCCGAAGGGCCTGGTGTTCCCCCGAAAGGGTCAAGGCCCCTGGAGCCAGAGGCTCCACAGGGGCTGCGACGACCAGGTCAGGCGCCGCAACCCCTCTCATTTATCGGCGCTCTTTTACGCCCCCTGAACCGGTATTGCAAGCGTTATGTGCCCCCGCCCGCAGAAAAACTGGCTGCTGAGTCGCAGCCTCTTTATTGACTGAAGCTCACCAGTTGAATAAGAGTGAATACTCGCGGACAGAATGAAGTCTGTCAGGGGAAAATGTATCATTTGCTTAAAGAAAAGGCTTGCCACTTCTGTACTGGGTTCGTAGGATTCATCCGGCCGCTGTGCGGAGCGGTCGAGTTTGTTCGCTTGGCGTACGCCTGGTGGGTCGCAGGTTGGGAACCTGCCCCCGCAAGTGCTCACTGGATGGTCGCCGGGCGAGAACGCAGCGTTCGGTGCGTGCGGTCCCGCCAGAGTGTCCCCGATGCGCGCCGGCACAACTGAAAGGGGACGGCCATGCTTCCAAGACTCTTGTTCCTCGTCCTGTCCACTGCCCTGCTCACATGTCTCGCGGCGCAGTCGCCAGCCGCCGAAACCGACGCGCTCGAGGCGTACGCGCGCGGCGACTATGCGGGCGTCGTCAAGCTCGTCGAGAAATCGGTCCGGGACGGCTCGGCCGGCATCCAGGAGCACTTGCTGCTCGCGCGCGCGTACCTGCACCTCGACCGGAACAACGACGCGCTCGGCGTGCTGCGCACCGTGATCGAGCGTGACCACGAGAACCCGGACGCGAACGCGCTCATCGGCCAGATGCTCTACGAGGCGGGCAAGGCCAAAGAGGCGCTCGCGTACCTCGAGACCGCCCACCGGCTCAAGCAGGACGCCGTCACATCGAGCTTGCTGGGCAAGTGCCATTACGCGCTCGGCGATGCGCAGAAGGCCAAGATGTATCTCGAGCAGGCGCTCGCGCTCGACGTGCGCGACCCGTCGAACAGCTATCTGCTCGGGACGATCTGCCTCGATAGCGGCTCGGGCGCGCTGGCGGAGAAGTATCTGCTCCAGTCCGAGGAGGCGGGCACCGAGTCGGCCGAGCTGCACCGGCTGCTGGGCCGCGCCTACATGGAGCAGTACAAGTTCGTTGGACCGGTGCTCGTGCGCCGCATTCCGGGCAGTCCGAAGCCGGGCGAAGTCGTCGATGGCCACGTCGTGCTCGCGCCGCTCGAGGGCGTGACCGATCAGTACAAGGTCTGCACGCGTTACTCGGCGCTCTATGAGGGGATCCGGCTACTCGAAGCGTTGCCTGATGATCCTGACGGGCTCTACATGGCCGCCTCGGGCTGGCTCGCTGCGGGCGATGCGGCGCGCGCCAACGACTCTCTCAGGCAACTGTCGAGGCACGAACCGCGAAGTCGCCGAACGCTCGACCTCACGGCCCGTGCCCTGATCGTCGCCGGCGACGTCGGCGCGCTCATTGAGGTGATCGAACGCGGCGAGAAAGCCAAGGTGTTCGACGCGCACGAGGCCGCCCAGCTCTACTACCGCGGCGCGGTCGTGCTGCTCGCACGGGGCGAGCGGACCGAGTGCCTCAAGATGCTCGAAGCGGCCGACAAGCGCCAACCGGCGTCGGCTGCCGTCTTGCGAGCGCTCGCCGAGCTGAGCGTCACCATGGGCCGCGACAAGCAGGCGCGCGGCTACTACGCCCGCCTCGTCGAGCTGTTCCCCGACGCGTCCGACATCGACGGGCTGCGCAACGCCCTGCAGGTCCTCGAAGAGAAGACGGGAGGTGCACAATGAAACCGGCTCTTGTTCTCGTGTTCGCCGCGGTTGTCGCCGCCTGTCTTGTCATGTCTGCCGACGGCTCGACCATTGGCGAGTTGGAGCAGCAGGTGCGGGAGAACCCGGCCTCGCTCGAGGCGAAGGAAGCGCTCGCCGAGGCGTACCTCGTCGAGTGCGAACTGGAGAAGTCGCTCAGCCTGTGGCGCGACGTCCTACGCGTCGCGCCCGACCATGCGCGTGCGAAGTGCGTTGTGGACCGGCTCACGGCGCAGGCGCTCGATCTCGACAGCCATCTCGATGTGCTCGACCGGCTCATCGAGCAGGGCATTGTGCAAGGCACGAAAGACCTCCTCGACGCCGCCGCCGAACGTGCCGCGACCGACGAGCAGAAGGCGCGCATCATGTTCCTGCGCGGAGCGCTCATGATGCGCACCGGCGACGAAGCGGGCGCGCGTGCGAGCTACCAGACCGCCGCGCGCCTTTATCCGGGCGCGGTGTGGGGTGGGCGGTCGGCCATCGCGCTCGCCCGCGCCGACGCGCGTGTGGGCCGCAAGACCGAGGCGCGCCGCAGCTTGACTGCGCTCATTGATGCAACGCCCGCCGGGCACGTCGCCGTGATCGAGGAAGCGCGGTTCGAGCTCGTGATGGTTGACCTGAGCGACCTGACGCCCGACGAGCGCGTCGCCGCGCTGCGTTCGGTGCTCACGGAGATCACCACCGATGAGGTGAAGCGCCGCGCGCTCAGCGAGCTGATCGCCGTGGTCACCGCGGCGCAGGCCCAATGGACGCCCGAGGCCGTCGCCGCCGCCGAAGCCGTGCTGCGGGCCAACGCGCCCGTTGATCAGGCCCAACGGCTGCTCGCCCAGCTCCTCGACGTGGCGCGCACAAGCGACGACGTCGCGACGCTCGACCGCCTGCTCTCGCTGTTCGGTGCGGTGGCGCTCGACGACGTCGGCCTGGCGCGTGAAGCTGCGTTTGTCAGGACTGAGGCGCTGCTCGCCCGCGCCGCAGTGAGCGATACCGTGGCCGACGTGCGCCGGCTCGTTGCCGACGCGCGCTCGACGCTCGACGCGCTTGCCGCCGGGCGCGACGTCTACGCCGATCGCCGCCGTGTGCAGCGCCTGGTCGGGCAGTCGCACCTCGTCGAGGCGCAGAAGCTCATCGTGCTCGAGGCCCGCGCGTCGGCGCGCGCGAGCACCATCGAGGCGCTGCCCGCGCTGCTTGCCGCCAAGGCCCATTATCTCGACCGGCTCTCGGCCGACCCGCAAGAGGGCCTGTGCCGGCTCGAACAGATCGCCCGGCTCCTCGAGCATGTGCAGGAGTGGGAGATGGCCGTGCTCGTCTATCGCGAGATCGCCACGACGTTTCCGCAGCAGGCCGAGGGGCGGGACGCGCTGCTCAAGATGGCCTGGCTGCTCGATCAGCGCCTCGACGCGCCGATGGAGGCGCTCGAGGCCTACGCCGAATACGCGGCGCGCTATCCGGCCGAGCTGCCGTACCGCCAGCTCGACGTGGGCGAGCGGCTGCGGCGCCTCGGCTACGCCAACGTGCTCGATTTCCAGAAACGCAACCGGATCACGCCCGACGGCATTTTCGGCCCGGCCGCGCGCCAGAAGCTCGACGAGCTCGAGGCGAGCTTTGACATGATCGCGGGCCGCAGGTCGCGCGAGTCCGACGTGCTCCGCGGCTCATACGTGCACCCGACGATGTTCGGCATCGCGCAGCGGCTCGAGCAGTCGGGTCGCCATCACGACGCCGTCGTCGCCTACCGGCTCTTCCTCAACCTGTTCCCGACCAAGCGCGAGGCCGACGATGCGCTGATCTCGATCGCCCGCCTCTTCCGCGACAACCTGCTCTTTGCCGAGGC carries:
- a CDS encoding NPCBM/NEW2 domain-containing protein; its protein translation is MRFLLARRIALSLVATLMAMAAVSAGADTPPPIRPPHQAVYIVYFNPADRECLPRYQERVDRVMTEVTAWYAKEMKRNGFGERTFPLERDEDGKLIIHVVNGSRVYAEGEAMGHEEIRDKQVKPVLLGEGIDIDQEHIIIFQNLNFVTEGEGEISVRCWAPYCGGGGTEQGTAWVTDYALLDVENLSNTTMMVDLGFKEKWTLSRYVISHLGGVAHEFGHALGLPHNAETDAQRAELGTALMGSGNYHLFAERISDDKGAYLTKAHATILSSHPLFNPKPVEFDGEVTCTFHDVAFAAGDGEYTVSGRVETTPRAYAVVAYHDGRARAMDYDATSWVAGVDDEGRFAVRVGALTPGRFELHVGCCLVNGERRFLSYEFDVDQDLQVPIEVLKRQTIYELYANPAIDARDAEAMHAAVDKLKGVDDIQYRRAVAYLDLMTRKPVEPKRLGELGDNVREVQLSQVTWESADVGWDEPTRGSVPVRDEDDNRKDMPLESGERFHETGLYAHADSRYVFNLDGAWKSFTSGYGLENRCQGSVVFVIKCDGEERFRSDLIDDWTEHRVEIDVMGVKQLELIASDNGDGHQGDCAIWFSPILKR
- a CDS encoding DUF3320 domain-containing protein, whose translation is MPIRKLMALAGGLIQRIKPCFMLSPLSIAQFLDPRVTKFDVVVFDEASQVHPADALGAMLRAGQIVAMGDTHQLPPTTFFDYLVDARDEYDEEAATTVTDIESILHLCKRSFPSKTLRWHYRSRHESLIAVSNQEFYDNRLLFYPSPIDEIDRLGLAFVHLPETQYDRGRSATNREEARAVVAAAFDQYRRFPERSVGIGTFNIKQQEAILEEVERQLRAQPDMEPFFAPNRHEHFFVKNIETIQGDERDTILISIGYGRDSAGKLTHNFGPLNHKGGERRLNVLITRAREQCIVFSNFRGDDLRVDAATPAGVAALKAFLDFAEHRMLRRTAESPDERETPFHDEISAFLREHGHEVRTRVGCAGFRVDLGVIDDRNPGRYLLGVECDGPKYHGSHVARDRDRLRRQILEKLGWQIDCVWSTDWYRSRTACEHRLLQAIAAARLDPPRPKPERKAPELVVAVPTPAPVVIEQRPDASLPPTRSLEDFADEYVRADSLGIPAGGDINDCPQDQLAAAVRTVVNVEGPIHVDEAIRRIRSLWGLARTGDKAYATILTATWAAEDRGWIERRGLFLWPGDQRPVPVRRRTDDPPPRLDLICEPEIAEAVKRVLQFQHATVADELVVQASRLLGFKLTARTTADRMHRIVDELVAGGDLVTLPNGMLALPEA
- a CDS encoding tetratricopeptide repeat protein; the protein is MLPRLLFLVLSTALLTCLAAQSPAAETDALEAYARGDYAGVVKLVEKSVRDGSAGIQEHLLLARAYLHLDRNNDALGVLRTVIERDHENPDANALIGQMLYEAGKAKEALAYLETAHRLKQDAVTSSLLGKCHYALGDAQKAKMYLEQALALDVRDPSNSYLLGTICLDSGSGALAEKYLLQSEEAGTESAELHRLLGRAYMEQYKFVGPVLVRRIPGSPKPGEVVDGHVVLAPLEGVTDQYKVCTRYSALYEGIRLLEALPDDPDGLYMAASGWLAAGDAARANDSLRQLSRHEPRSRRTLDLTARALIVAGDVGALIEVIERGEKAKVFDAHEAAQLYYRGAVVLLARGERTECLKMLEAADKRQPASAAVLRALAELSVTMGRDKQARGYYARLVELFPDASDIDGLRNALQVLEEKTGGAQ